One Spinacia oleracea cultivar Varoflay chromosome 4, BTI_SOV_V1, whole genome shotgun sequence DNA segment encodes these proteins:
- the LOC110792363 gene encoding uncharacterized mitochondrial protein AtMg00810-like, whose amino-acid sequence MLHDYELHISKAAVTPFPLNLKLTSEGEACSNPDLYRCYVDKLNFLTHTRPDLAFVVQSLSQFMHCPKLSHIAALTHTLRYVNHASGQGILLKATDKLTLQDFSDSDWAACPSTRRSVIGYVLLLGNSPISWKSKKQSTISKSSSEAEYRAMSQASSEVTWIVRLL is encoded by the coding sequence ATGTTACATGATTATGAACTTCACATTTCCAAGGCTGCTGTCACACCATTtcctttgaatttgaaacttacTTCTGAAGGTGAAGCTTGTTCCAATCCTGATCTATATAGATGCTATGTTGACAAACTCAATTTTCTCACTCATACAAGACCTGACCTAGCATTTGTTGTTCAATCCCTCAGTCAATTCATGCACTGCCCCAAACTCTCTCACATTGCTGCTCTTACTCATACTCTTAGGTATGTTAATCATGCATCAGGTCAAGGTATCTTGTTGAAAGCAACAGATAAGCTTACTTTACAAGATTTTTCAGACTCTGATTGGGCTGCTTGCCCATCCACCAGAAGATCAGTTATTGGTTATGTTCTTCTTCTTGGTAATTCACCTATCAGCTGGAAATCTAAGAAACAGTCTACCATTTCTAAGAGTTCCTCTGAGGCAGAATATAGGGCTATGTCTCAAGCTTCCAGTGAGGTTACTTGGATAGTCAGACTGCTTTAA